One Setaria viridis chromosome 3, Setaria_viridis_v4.0, whole genome shotgun sequence DNA window includes the following coding sequences:
- the LOC117850988 gene encoding uncharacterized protein yields the protein MGRDDEPVDPMEIDGQQKLQLEAPAAVPEGFNADYLRVYYDGKHPGCDQSYVGHREFSFTLESDIYLRFQSFDSAAELESSIKEKCPFKIDIGPVYSIDPANSHAYTQSGNNVFVPVERELIFDIDISDYDDICYCFSGADVCLDCWPLMTIAIKILDTSLRDDFGFNHILWVYSGRSGVPCWVCDSRARKLSNEQRAAIADYFRVYKGSENSLKNFFKKNH from the exons ATGGGAAGGGACGATGAGCCGGTTGACCCTATGGAGATTGACGGCCAGCAGAAGCTACAGCTAGAAGCCCCCGCTGCCGTGCCGGAGGGGTTCAACGCTGACTACCTCCGAGTCTATTACG ATGGAAAGCACCCTGGATGTGATCAGTCATATGTTGGACATCGAGAGTTTTCATTTACACTTGAGAGTGACATCTACCTGCGCTTCCAATCCTTTGATAGTGCTGCTGAATTGGAGAGTTCTATCAAGGAGAAATGCCCTTTCAAGATTGATATTGGACCTGTCTACAGCATAGAT CCTGCAAACAGTCATGCTTACACCCAATCTGGAAATAATGTCTTTGTACCAGTTGAAAGGGAACTAATTTTTGACATT GATATATCTGATTATGATGATATTTGCTACTGCTTCTCTGGAGCTGATGTCTGCTTGGACTGCTGGCCCTTAATGACCATTGCTATCAAAATTTTGGATACTTCGCTAAGAG ATGATTTTGGTTTCAATCACATACTGTGGGTGTACAGTGGTCGTAGTGGTGTCCCTTGCTGGGTCTGTGATAGCAGAGCAAGAAA GCTCAGCAATGAACAAAGGGCTGCAATTGCTGACTACTTTCGAGTCTACAAG GGTAGTGAAAATTCACTGAAgaatttcttcaaaaaaaatcacTGA